The Candidatus Methylomirabilota bacterium nucleotide sequence CAGGGTCGCGGTGAAGGTCTTGGACGACGCGACGCCGATCTCCGGGCCGGCGTGCGTGTAGAGCGTGCCGGTGGCCTCGCGCGAGAGCGCCGAGCCCACCACGTTGGTGATGCCGACGATCGGCGCCCCCTTGGCCCGGGCGGCCTTGACCGCCCCGAGGGTGTCGGCGGTCTCGCCGGACTGCGAGAGCGCGATCACCAGCGTCTCGGGGCCGAGGACCGAGTCGCGATAGCGGAACTCCGAGCCCAGGTCGACCTCCGCCGCGATGCCGGTCAGGCGCTCGATCATGAAGCGACCGACGATGGCCGCGTGATAGGAGGTGCCGCAGGCGACCAGGACGATTCTCTGAATGCCGGCCATCACGTCCGGATCGAGCTGCACGTCGGGCAACACCACGGTGCCGCCCTCCGGCTGTACCCGCCCGCGCATGGTGTCGGCAGCCGCGCGCGGCTGCTCGTAGATCTCCTTGAGCATGAAGTGCCGATAGCCGCCCTTCTCGGCCAGGATCGGGTCCCACAAGATCCGCGAGGGCGCGCGCTGCACCGGCGCCCCGTCCAGCTGGCTGATCTCGACCCCTCGGCGGGTCACCACCGCCACGTCCTCGTCCTCCAGCACCACCACGTCGCGTGTGTGGGAGAGGATGGCCGGGATGTCGGAGGCCAGGAAGGTCTCGTTCTCGCCGAGGCCGACCACCACGCTGCCCGCGCCGAGCTTGGCCGCGACCAGCCGATCGGGCATGCGCCGGTGCAGCACCACGATCGCGTACGAGCCGCGCAGCTCGCGCAGGGCGCGGCGCACCGCCTCGTCGAGGCGCGGGGTGTCTTGCAGGTGGCGCTCGATCAGGTGCGCGATGACCTCGGTGTCGGTCTCCGAGGTGAAGACGTGGCCTTCCGCCTGCAGCCGCTCCTTGATGGGGAGGTAGTTCTCGATGATCCCGTTGTGCACCACCACCAGATCGCCGGAGCCGTCGGTGTGAGGATGCGCGTTCTCGTCGGTGGGGCGACCGTGGGTGGCCCAGCGGGTATGCCCGAGCCCGATCCGGCCCTCCATCGGTTTCTCGCGCAGCAGGCCCTCGAGCACCTTGATCCGTCCGGCGGCCCGTCGGATCTGCAGGCCGGCGGGGCCGATCACCGCGGCGCCCGCCGAGTCGTACCCGCGATACTCGAGCCGCTTCAGCCCGTCGAGCACGATGTCGATCGCGCTCTTGTCGCCGACGTACCCGACGATGCCGCACATGACGCTAGTCCTTGTGTCCGGACGCCTTGGGCTTCGCCTTCTGCTTCCGGGCGACCCAGCCTTCCCGGGTCTCCTGACGTCCGCGCGCCACCGCCAGCGCGCCCGGCGGCACGCTCTTGGTGATCACCGAGCCGGCTCCCACGTAGGCCCCCTCGCCGATGGTCAGCGGCGCCACCAGGCTCGAGTTGGTGCCCACGAACACCCCATCCGCGATGACCGTCTCGTGCTTGGCTACGCCGTCGTAGTTGCAGGTGATGGTGCCGGCACCGATGTTGACGCCGTCCCCCATCGTGGTGTCGCCGATATAGGAGAGATGCGGCACCTTGGACCCGCGGCCGATGCGTGACTTCTTCAGCTCGACGAAGTTGCCGACCTTGGCCCTGGCGCCCACGCGGCTCGCCGGACGCAGGTGGCAGAAGGGGCCGAGCTGCGCGTCCTCCTCCACGGTGGATTCGCTGAGCACGCAGTACGGCTTGAGCAGCACCCGGTCGCCGATCGTGGTATCCGCCACGTGGCAGCCGGTGCTCACCACGCACTCCGCACCGACCGTCGTGCGCCCCTGCAGGATCACGCCCGGGTGGAGGATGGTGTCGGGCCCGATGGTCACGGTGTCGTCCACGTAGGTGTTGGCCGGGTCGATCACGCTGACACCGGCCACCATCAGCCGATCGAGGATGCGGCGGCGCATGATGGCGCCCAGCTCGGCCATCTGCTTGCGATCGTTCACGCCCAGGCACTCGCTCGGATCCTCGGTGATCACCGCCTCCAGCGGCTGGCCCTGGCGATGCAGGACGCCGATCACGTCGGTCAGGTAGTACTCGTGCTGCTCGTTCTCCGGCGTCACCTGGGCGAGCGCGGGCCAGAAGCGCGCCGCGTCGAAGCAGTACACGCTGGTGCCGATCTCGCGGAGCGCGCGCTGCGCGGCGGTGGCGTCGCGATGCTCCACGATGCCGACCGGGCGGCCCCCCTCCCGCACCACGCGCCCGTAGCCGGTGGCGTCAGGCACCTCCGCGGTCAGCAGCGTGGCGGCGGCGGCGGTCTGCACGTGGTGATCGACGAGGCGCTTCAGGGTCGGCGCGGACAGCAGCGGCCCGTCCCCGGGCAGCACCAGGATCGTGCCCGGAGCGTCGCCGCAGGCCACGTGGGCCTGCAGCACCGCATGACCGGTGCCGAGGCGCTCCTTCTGCTCGACGAAGCTCGCGCCGGCCTCGGGATCGACGGCGGCCCGCACCTCGTCGGCGCCCCGCCCGACCACGACCACGATCCGGGCCCCGACCGCGCGGGCGGCGTTCACCGGGTACGCGATCAGGGGCCGACCGCAGAGGGAATGGAGGACCTTGGGGCGGGCCGAGCGCATGCGCTTGGCCTCGCCGGCGGCGAGAATGACGGCGGTGAGCTGAGCCATGATGCCAACAATCGTAGCACGCGGCATGCCACGCAATGTGGCGGCCGGAGCCCCGTCGAGCCAGCGGCCAGCACCTGTCCGGGCGCGATGTTGACGGCCTGAATGCTCCCGCCGTCGTGGGGGCTCAGCGCGTCCTGTTGCGGAGATGAGACAGGATCCGGGCAATCCTGTCGGGCAGAGGACACGAAAACTGCATCGGCGCACCGGTCAGCGGGTGCAGGAAGGCCAGCTCGGCCGCATGGAGCGCCACGCCGCCAAGCCC carries:
- the glmU gene encoding bifunctional UDP-N-acetylglucosamine diphosphorylase/glucosamine-1-phosphate N-acetyltransferase GlmU; translated protein: MAQLTAVILAAGEAKRMRSARPKVLHSLCGRPLIAYPVNAARAVGARIVVVVGRGADEVRAAVDPEAGASFVEQKERLGTGHAVLQAHVACGDAPGTILVLPGDGPLLSAPTLKRLVDHHVQTAAAATLLTAEVPDATGYGRVVREGGRPVGIVEHRDATAAQRALREIGTSVYCFDAARFWPALAQVTPENEQHEYYLTDVIGVLHRQGQPLEAVITEDPSECLGVNDRKQMAELGAIMRRRILDRLMVAGVSVIDPANTYVDDTVTIGPDTILHPGVILQGRTTVGAECVVSTGCHVADTTIGDRVLLKPYCVLSESTVEEDAQLGPFCHLRPASRVGARAKVGNFVELKKSRIGRGSKVPHLSYIGDTTMGDGVNIGAGTITCNYDGVAKHETVIADGVFVGTNSSLVAPLTIGEGAYVGAGSVITKSVPPGALAVARGRQETREGWVARKQKAKPKASGHKD
- the glmS gene encoding glutamine--fructose-6-phosphate transaminase (isomerizing), with the protein product MCGIVGYVGDKSAIDIVLDGLKRLEYRGYDSAGAAVIGPAGLQIRRAAGRIKVLEGLLREKPMEGRIGLGHTRWATHGRPTDENAHPHTDGSGDLVVVHNGIIENYLPIKERLQAEGHVFTSETDTEVIAHLIERHLQDTPRLDEAVRRALRELRGSYAIVVLHRRMPDRLVAAKLGAGSVVVGLGENETFLASDIPAILSHTRDVVVLEDEDVAVVTRRGVEISQLDGAPVQRAPSRILWDPILAEKGGYRHFMLKEIYEQPRAAADTMRGRVQPEGGTVVLPDVQLDPDVMAGIQRIVLVACGTSYHAAIVGRFMIERLTGIAAEVDLGSEFRYRDSVLGPETLVIALSQSGETADTLGAVKAARAKGAPIVGITNVVGSALSREATGTLYTHAGPEIGVASSKTFTATLVACYLLALWLGRRRGMLNAEDGRKHIQGLLELPRLMEQTLEMEHAVADLARDLSRHKNFLFLGRGISYPLALEGALKLKELSYVHAEGYPAGEMKHGPIALLEDGFPVIALAPRDGSYDRMMGNLEEVRARDGRVIAIGHEGDRELAAKAEVMLPVPPAGDLLTPILLSIPMQLLAYHVAVRLGRDVDQPRNLAKSVTVE